The Centroberyx gerrardi isolate f3 chromosome 24, fCenGer3.hap1.cur.20231027, whole genome shotgun sequence genome includes a region encoding these proteins:
- the LOC139911707 gene encoding E3 ubiquitin-protein ligase TRIM39-like has translation MSAATSLQSEEQFLCSICLDVFTDPVTIPCGHNFCKNCITQHWDINAPCQCPMCNKLFDRRPELHVNTFISEMAAQFRKSAQMKASSCPDQRCAKPGEVPCDVCTGTKLKALKSCLVCLASYCETHLEPHQRITGMKKHKLIDPVENLEGRMCKKHDRPLELFCKTDQMCVCLLCTVLDHKLHDIVPLEEEYKGKKAELGKTEAEIQQKIQERQLKIQEIKHSVELSKEDADREIADSVRVFTALMQSVERGQAELIETIEEKQKTTEKQAKGFIKELEQEISKLMKRTAEVEQLSRTEDHLHLLQSFPSLNTPPHTKDWTEVSVHRSSYEGTVRRAVAQLEETLRKEMKKLHEAELKRVQQYAVDVTLDPDTAHPYLILSDDGKQVNCGNVIKNLPENPERFSYSPSVLGKQSVSSGRFYYEVQVKGKTDWDLGVARGSINRKGKITLSPLNGYWTIWLRNGNEYKALGDTRVVLSLKTKPQKVGVFVDYEEGLVSFYDVDAAALIYSYTGCTFTEKLYPFFSPCNNCGGKNSAPLIISPVNHTG, from the coding sequence ATGTCTGCTGCCACCAGTCTCCAAtctgaagagcagtttctgtgctccatctgtctggatgtgttcacTGATCCAGTCACCATACCATGTGGACACAACTTCTGCAAAAACTGTATCACACAGCACTGGGATATTAATGCCCCGTGCCAGTGTCCCATGTGTAATAAGCTTTTTGACAGAAGACCTGAGCTGCATGTTAATACTTTCATATCTGAGATGGCTGCTCAGTTCAGAAAgtcagctcagatgaaagccagcagctgcccagaccaacgatgtgccaaaccaggagaagttccctgtgacgtctgcactgggaccaaactgaaggccctgaagtcctgcctggtgtgtctggcctcctACTGTGAGACTCACCTGGAGCCTCATCAGAGAATCACAggcatgaaaaaacacaagctgATTGATCCTGTGGAGAACCTGGAAGGCAGGATGTGTAAGAAGCATGACAGACCGCTGGAGCTCTTCTGCAAGACTGACcagatgtgtgtatgtctgctcTGCACTGTTTTAGACCACAAGCTACATGATATTGTTCCTCTGGAAGAAGAATATAAAGGAAAGAAGGCTGAGCTGGGGAAGACAGAGGCTGAAATTCAGCAGAAGATTCAGGAGAGACAACTGAAGATTCAGGAGATCaaacactcagtagagctcagcaaggaagatgcagacagagagatagcagacagtgtgcgggtcttcactgctctgatgcagtctgtggagagaggccaggctgagctcattgagacgatcgaagagaagcagaaaacaacagagaaacaggctaaaggcttcatcaaagagttggaacaggaaatctctaagctgatgaagagaaccgctgaggtggagcagctctcacgcactgaagaccacctccacctcctccaaagcttcccatccctgaacactcctccacacaccaaggactggacagaggtcagtgtccatcgctcatcatatgaggggactgtgaggagagctgtggctcagctggaggagacactCAGGAAAGAGATGAAGAAGCTGCATGAGGCTGAGctgaagagggtccagcagtatgCAGTGGATGTGACTCTGGATCCTGATACAGCACATCCCtatctcatcctgtctgatgatGGGAAACAAGTAAATTGTGGTAATGTAATTAAGAACCTCCCAgaaaacccagagagattttcttATTCTCCCAGTGTCTTAGGAAAGCAGAGTGTCTCTTCAGGAAGATTTTACTACGAGGTTCAGGTTAAAGGGAAGACTGACTGGGATTTAGGAGTGGCCAGAGGGTCGATCAACAGGAAGGGAAAAATCACACTGAGCCCTTTGAATGGCTACTGGACTATATGGTTGAGGAATGGTAATGAGTACAAAGCTCTTGGTGACACTCGTGTCGTCCTCTCTCTGAAAACGAAGCCTCAgaaggtgggggtgtttgtggattatgaggagggtctggtctccttttatgacgtagatgctgcagctcttatctactcctatactggctgcaccttcactgagaaactctacccattCTTCAGTCCCTGTAATAATTGTGGTGGTAAAAACTCCGCCCCTctgatcatctctcctgtcaatcacacaggtTAG
- the LOC139912631 gene encoding E3 ubiquitin-protein ligase TRIM21-like: MSAASSFLSEEQFLCSICLDVFTDPVTIPCGHNFCKTCITQHWDISGQCQCPMCKELFKTRPMLRINTFISEMAAQFIKSAQIKSSSCPDQRCAKRVEVPCDVCTGTKLKALKSCLVCLVSYCETHLEPHQRITGLKKHKLIDPVENLEGRMCKEHDGPLQLFCKTDQMCVCLHCTVLDHKLHDIVPLEEEYEGKKAELGKTEAEIQQKIQERQLKIQEIKHSVELSKEDADREIADSVRVFTALMQSVERGQAEFIETIEEKQKTTEKQAEGFITELEQEISELMKRTTEVEQLSRTEDHLHLLQSFPSLNTPPHTKDWTEVSVHRSSYEGTVRRAVAQLEETLRKEMEKLHEAELKRVQQYAVDVTLDPDTAHPYLILSDDGKQVNCDDVEKNLPENPERFSPRTCVLGKQTFSSGRFYYEVQVKGKTDWDLGVARGSTNRKGQITLNPKNGYWTIWLRNGNEYEASAGPDVLLSLKTKPQKVGVFVDYEEGLVSFYDVDAAALIYSYTGCTFTEKLYPYFCPCINGGGKNSTPLIISPVNHTD; encoded by the coding sequence ATGTCTGCTGCCAGCAGTTTCCTAtctgaagagcagtttctgtgctccatctgtctggatgtgttcacTGATCCAGTCACCATACCATGTGGACACAACTTCTGCAAAACCTGTATCACACAGCACTGGGATATTAGTGGCCAGTGCCAGTGTCCCATGTGTAAAGAGCTTTTCAAGACAAGACCTATGCTGCGGATCAATACTTTCATATCTGAGATGGCTGCTCAGTTCATAAAGTCAGCTCAGATTAAATCCAGCAGCTGCCCAGACCAACGATGTGCCAAACGAGTAGAAGTTCCCTGTGACGTCTGCACTGGTACCAAACTGAAGGCCCTGaagtcctgcctggtgtgtctggTCTCTTACTGTGAGACTCACCTGGAGCCTCATCAGAGAATCACAGGCCTGAAAAAACACAAGCTGATCGATCCTGTGGAGAACCTGGAAGGCAGGATGTGTAAAGAGCATGATGGACCGCTCCAGCTGTTCTGCAAGACTGACcagatgtgtgtatgtctgcactgcactgttTTAGACCACAAGCTACATGATATTGTTCCTCTGGAAGAAGAatatgaaggaaagaaggctgagctggggaagacagaggctgaaattcagcagaagatccaggagagacaactgaagattcaggagatcaaacactcagtagagctcagcaaggaagatgcagacagagagatagcagacagtgtgcgggtcttcactgctctgatgcagtctgtggagagaggccaggctgagTTCATTGAGACGATcgaagagaagcagaaaacaacagagaaacaggctgaaggctTCATCACAGAGTTGGAACAGGAAATctctgagctgatgaagagaaccactgaggtggagcagctctcacgcactgaagaccacctccacctcctccaaagcttcccatccctgaacactcctccacacaccaaggactggacagaggtcagtgtccatcgctcatcatatgaggggactgtgaggagagctgtggctcagctggaggagacactcaggaaagagatggagaagctgCATGAGGCTGAGctgaagagggtccagcagtatgCAGTGGATGTGACTCTCGATCCTGATACAGCACATCCCtatctcatcctgtctgatgatGGAAAACAAGTCAATTGTGATGATGTAGAGAAGAATCTCCCAgaaaacccagagagatttTCTCCTCGTACCTGTGTCTTAGGAAAGCAGACCTTCTCTTCAGGAAGATTTTACTACGAGGTTCAGGTTAAAGGGAAGACTGACTGGGATTTAGGAGTGGCCAGAGGGTCGACCAACAGGAAGGGACAAATCACACTGAACCCAAAGAATGGCTACTGGACCATATGGTTGAGGAATGGAAATGAGTATGAAGCTTCTGCTGGCCCTgatgtcctcctctctctgaaaacgaagcctcagaaggtgggggtgtttgtggattatgaggagggtctggtctccttttatgacgtagatgctgcagctcttatctactcctatactggctgcaccttcactgagaaactctacccatACTTCTGTCCCTGTATTAATGGTGGTGGTAAAAACTCCACCCCTctgatcatctctcctgtcaatcacacagattAA
- the LOC144537821 gene encoding E3 ubiquitin-protein ligase TRIM21-like, translating to MSTASSLLSEEQFLCPICLDVFTDPVTIPCGHNFCKTCITKHWDINVQCQCPMCKEVFDRKPELRVNTFISEMAAQFRKSAQMKASSFQRQSTTEAEIRKEIRQMIQERQLKIQEIKHAVQLSKEDADREIADSVRVFTALMQSVERGQAELIETIEEKQKTTEKQAEGFIKELEQEISELMKRTAEVEQLSRTEDHLHLLQSFPSLNTPPHTKDWTEVSVHRSSYEGTMRRAVAQLEETLKKEMEKLSVDTELNRVQQYAVDVTLDLDTAYPYLILSDDGKQVKHGNVKKKLPNNTERFSSCTCVLGKQSFSSGRFYYEVQVKGKTKWDLGVARGSINRKGKITASPKNGDWSIWLRNGNEYKALANPRVRLSLKSKPQKVGVFVDYEEGLVSFYDVDAAALIYSFTGCTFTEKLYPFFSPCNNDDGKNSAPLIISPVNLSD from the coding sequence ATGTCTACTGCCAGCAGTCTCCTAtctgaagagcagtttctgtgtcccatctgtctggatgtgttcacTGATCCAGTCACCATACCATGTGGACACAACTTCTGCAAAACCTGTATCACAAAGCACTGGGATATTAATGTCCAGTGCCAGTGTCCCATGTGTAAAGAGGTTTTCGACAGAAAACCTGAACTGCGGGTCAATACTTTCATATCTGAGATGGCTGCTCAGTTCAGAAAgtcagctcagatgaaagccaGCAGCTTCCAGAGACAGAGTACGACAGAGGCTGAAATTCGGAAAGAAATTCGGCAGATGATCCAGGAGAGACAACTGAAGATTCAGGAGATCAAACACGCAGTACAGCTCAGCAaggaagatgcagacagagagatagcagacagtgtgcgggtcttcactgctctgatgcagtctgtggagagaggccaggctgagctcattgagacgatcgaagagaagcagaaaacaacagagaaacaggctgaaggcttcatcaaagagttggaacaggaaatctctgagctgatgaagagaaccgctgaggtggagcagctctcacgcactgaagaccacctccacctcctccaaagcttcccatccctgaacactcctccacacaccaaggactggacagaggtcagtgtccatcgctcatcatatgaggggactatgaggagagctgtggctcagctggaggagactctcaagaaagagatggagaagctgTCTGTTGATACTGAGCTGAATAGGGTCCAGCAGTATGCAGTGGATGTGACTCTGGATCTTGATACAGCATATCCCtatctcatcctgtctgatgatGGGAAGCAAGTAAAACACGGTAATGTAAAGAAGAAACTTcccaacaacacagagagatttTCTTCTTGTACCTGTGTCTTAGGAAAGCAGAGCTTCTCTTCAGGAAGATTTTACTACGAGGTTCAGGTTAAAGGGAAGACTAAGTGGGATTTAGGAGTGGCCAGAGGGTCGATCAACAGGAAGGGAAAAATCACAGCAAGCCCAAAGAATGGCGACTGGTCTATATGGTTGAGGAATGGTAATGAGTACAAAGCTCTTGCTAACCCTcgtgtccgtctctctctgaaatcgaagcctcagaaggtgggggtgtttgtggattatgaggagggtctggtctccttttatgacgtagatgctgcagctcttatctactcctttactggctgcaccttcactgagaaactctacccattCTTCAGTCCCTGTAATAATGATGATGGTAAAAACTCCGCCCCTctgatcatctctcctgtcaatcTCTCAGATTAG
- the LOC139919540 gene encoding E3 ubiquitin-protein ligase TRIM21-like, which translates to MSAASSLLSEEQFLCSICLDVFTDPVSIPCGHNFCKNCITQHWDVNAPCQCPMCKTRFHRRPVLHVNTFISEMAAQFRKSAQMKASSFPHQRCAKPGEVPCDVCTGTKLKALKSCLVCLVSYCETHLEPHQRIKNLRRHKLIDPVENLEGRMCKKHDRLLELFCKTDHMFVCQFCTETDHKLHHFVPLKEECEEKKAELGKTEAFIRQMIQERQLKIQEIKHSVELSKEDADREIADSVRVFTALMQSVERGQAELTDMIEKKQKTTEKKAEDFIKELEQEISELMKRTTEMKRLSRTEDHLHLLQSFPSLNTPPHTKDWTEVSVHRSSYEGTVRRAVAQLEETLSKEMEKLLEAELKRVQQYAVDVTLDPDIAQTYLILSDDGKQVNHGDVEVNLPHNPERFSPCCCVLGKQSFSSGRFYYEVQVKGKTDWDLGVARGSINRKGQITASLENGFWSIWLRNGNEYTALAGPRVLLSLKSKPQKVGVFVDYEEGLVSFYDVDAAALIYSFTGCTFTEKLYPYFSPGLNRGAKNSTPLIISPVNHTD; encoded by the coding sequence ATGTCTGCTGCCAGCAGTCTCCTAtctgaagagcagtttctgtgctccatctgtctggatgtgttcacTGATCCAGTCTCCATACCATGTGGACACAACTTCTGCAAGAACTGTATCACACAGCACTGGGATGTTAATGCCCCATGTCAGTGTCCCATGTGTAAAACGCGTTTCCACAGAAGACCTGTGCTGCATGTCAATACTTTCATATCTGAGATGGCTGCTCAGTTCAGAAAGTCAGCTCAAATGAAAGCCAGCAGCTTCCCACACCAACGATGTGCCAAACCAGGAGAAGTTCCCTGTGACGTCTGCACTGGGACCAAACTGAAGGCCCTGaagtcctgcctggtgtgtctggTCTCCTACTGTGAGACTCACCTGGAGCCTCATCAGAGAATCAAAAACCTGAGAAGACACAAACTGATCGATCCTGTGGAGAACCTGGAAGGCAGGATGTGTAAGAAGCATGACAGACTGCTGGAGCTGTTCTGCAAGACTGACCATATGTTTGTATGTCAGTTCTGCACTGAGACAGACCACAAGCTACATCACTTTGTTCCTCTGAAAGAAGAATGTGAAGAAAAGAAGGCTGAGCTGGGGAAGACAGAGGCCTTTATTCGGCAGATGATCCAGGAGAGACAACTGAAGATTCAGGAGATCaaacactcagtagagctcagcaaggaagatgcagacagagagatagcagacagtgtgcgggtcttcactgctctgatgcagtctgtggagagaggccaggctgagctcaCTGACATGATTGaaaagaagcagaaaacaacagagaaaaaagcTGAAGACTTCATCAAAGAATTGGAACAGGAAATctctgagctgatgaagagaacCACTGAGATGAAGCGGCTCTCACGCACTgaagaccacctccacctcctccaaagcttcccatccctgaacactcctccacacaccaaggactggacagaggtcagtgtccatcgctcatcatatgaggggactgtgaggagagctgtggctcagctggaggagacactcagtaaagagatggagaagctgCTTGAAGCTGAGctgaagagggtccagcagtatgCAGTGGATGTGACTCTGGATCCTGATATAGCACAAACCTATCTCATCTTGTCTGATGATGGGAAACAAGTAAATCATGGTGATGTAGAGGTGAATCTCCCACACAACCCAGAGAGATTTTCTCCTTGTTGCTGTGTCTTAGGAAAGCAGAGCTTCTCTTCAGGAAGATTTTACTACGAGGTTCAGGTTAAAGGGAAGACTGACTGGGATTTAGGAGTGGCCAGAGGGTCGATCAACAGGAAGGGACAAATCACAGCAAGCCTTGAGAACGGCTTCTGGTCTATATGGTTGAGGAATGGTAATGAGTACACCGCTCTTGCTGGCCCtcgtgtcctcctctctctgaaatcgaagcctcagaaggtgggggtgtttgtggattatgaggagggtctggtctccttttatgacgtagatgctgcagctcttatctactcctttactggctgcaccttcactgagaaactctacccatACTTCAGTCCTGGTCTTAATCGTGGTGCTAAAAATTCCACCCCTctgatcatctctcctgtcaatcacacagattAA
- the LOC139912641 gene encoding E3 ubiquitin-protein ligase TRIM21-like translates to MAAASSLLSEEQFLCPICLDVFTDPVTIPCGHNFCKNCITKHWDINVQCQCPMCKDSFKRRPELRVNTFISEMAAQFRKSAQMKASSFQRQSTTEAEIRKEIRQMIQERQLKIQEIKHSVELSKEDADREIADSVRVFTALMQSVERGQAELIETIEEKQKTTEKQAEGFIKELEQEISELMKRTAEVEQLSRTEDHLHLLQSFPSLNTPPHTKDWTEVSVHRSSYEGTVRRAVAQLEETLRKEMEKLSVDTELKRVQQYAVDVTLDPDTAYPYLILSDDGKQVKHGNVKKKLPKNPERFSSCTCVLGKQSFSSGRFYYEVQVKGKTKWDLGVARGSVNRKGQITASPKNGDWSIWLRNGNEYKALADPRVRLSLKSKPQKVGVFVDYEEGLVSFYDVDAAALIYSFTGCTFTEKLYPIFSPCNNDDGKNSAPLIISPVNLTD, encoded by the coding sequence ATGGCTGCTGCCAGCAGTCTCCTAtctgaagagcagtttctgtgtcccatctgtctggatgtgttcacTGATCCAGTCACCATACCATGTGGACACAACTTCTGCAAAAACTGTATCACAAAGCACTGGGATATTAATGTCCAGTGCCAGTGTCCCATGTGTAAAGACAGTTTCAAGAGAAGACCTGAGCTACGGGTCAATACTTTCATATCTGAGATGGCTGCTCAGTTCAGAAAgtcagctcagatgaaagccaGCAGCTTCCAGAGACAGAGTACGACAGAGGCTGAAATTCGGAAAGAAATTCGGCAGATGATCCAGGAGAGACAACTGAAGATTCAGGAGATCaaacactcagtagagctcagcaaggaagatgcagacagagagatagcagacagtgtgcgggtcttcactgctctgatgcagtctgtggagagaggccaggctgagctcattgagacgattgaagagaagcagaaaacaacagagaaacaggctgaaggcttcatcaaagagctggaacaggaaatctctgagctgatgaagagaaccgctgaggtggagcagctctcacgcactgaagaccacctccacctcctccaaagcttcccatccctgaacactcctccacacaccaaggactggacagaggtcagtgtccatcgctcatcatatgaggggactgtgaggagagctgtggctcagctggaggagactctcaggaaagagatggagaagctgTCTGTTGATACTGAGctgaagagggtccagcagtatgCAGTGGATGTGACTCTCGATCCTGATACAGCATATCCCtatctcatcctgtctgatgatGGGAAGCAAGTAAAACATGGTAATGTAAAGAAGAAACTCCCCAAAAacccagagagattttcttCTTGTACCTGTGTCTTAGGAAAGCAGAGCTTCTCTTCAGGAAGATTTTACTACGAGGTTCAGGTTAAAGGGAAGACTAAGTGGGATTTAGGAGTGGCCAGAGGGTCGGTCAACAGGAAGGGACAAATCACAGCAAGCCCAAAGAATGGCGACTGGTCCATATGGTTGAGGAATGGTAATGAGTACAAAGCTCTTGCTGACCCTcgtgtccgtctctctctgaaatcgaagcctcagaaggtgggggtgtttgtggattatgaggagggtctggtctccttttatgacgtagatgctgcagctcttatctactcctttactggctgcaccttcactgagaaactctacccaaTCTTCAGTCCCTGTAATAATGATGATGGTAAAAACTCCGCCCCTctgatcatctctcctgtcaatcTCACAGATTAG
- the LOC144538100 gene encoding E3 ubiquitin-protein ligase TRIM21-like codes for MSAASSLLSEKEFLCSICLDVFTDPVSIPCGHNFCKNCITENWDINTPYQCPMCKTRFHRRPELHVNTFISEMVAQFRKSVQMKASSCPDQRYAKPGEVPCDVCTGTKLKALKSCLVCLVSYCETHLEPHQRIKNLRRHKLIDPVENLEGRMCKEHDRLLELFCKTDHMFVCQFCTESDHKSHHFVPLKEECEGKKAELGKTEAFIWQMIQERQLKIREIKHSVQLSKEDADREIADSVRVFTALMQSVERGQAELIETIEEKQKTTEKQAKGFIKELRQEISELMKRTTEMEQLSRTEDHLHLLQSFPSLNTPPHNKDWTEVSVHRSSYEGTVRRAVAQLEETLSEEMEKLHEAELNRVQQYAVDVTLDPDTVNPYLILSDDGKQVNCGDVKKNLPENPERFSYSPSVFGKQSVSSGRFYYEVQVKGKTDWDLGVVRGSVNRKGYITLNPLNGYWTIWLRNGNEYKALGDTRVLLSLKTKPQKVGVFVDYEEGLVSFHDVDAAALIYSFTGCTFTEKLYPFFSPCNNDGGKNSAPLIISPVNHTD; via the coding sequence ATGTCTGCTGCCAGCAGTCTCCTATCTGAAAAGGAGTTtctgtgctccatctgtctggatgtgttcacTGATCCAGTCTCCATACCATGTGGACACAACTTCTGCAAGAACTGTATCACAGAGAACTGGGATATTAATACCCCATATCAGTGTCCCATGTGTAAAACGCGTTTCCACAGAAGACCTGAGCTGCATGTCAATACTTTCATATCTGAGATGGTTGCTCAGTTCAGAAAGTCAGTTCAgatgaaagccagcagctgcCCAGACCAACGATATGCCAAACCAGGAGAAGTTCCCTGTGACGTCTGCACTGGGACCAAACTGAAGGCCCTGaagtcctgcctggtgtgtctggTCTCCTACTGTGAGACTCACCTGGAGCCTCATCAGAGAATCAAAAACCTGAGAAGACACAAACTGATCGATCCTGTGGAGAACCTGGAAGGCAGGATGTGTAAAGAGCATGACAGACTGCTGGAGCTGTTCTGTAAGACTGACCATATGTTTGTATGTCAGTTCTGCACTGAGTCAGACCACAAGTCACATCACTTCGTTCCTCTGAAAGAAGAATGTGAAGGAAAGAAGGCTGAGCTGGGGAAGACAGAGGCCTTTATTTGGCAGATGATCCAGGAGAGACAACTGAAGATTCGGGAGATCAAACACTCAGTACAGCTCAGCAaggaagatgcagacagagagatagcagacagtgtgcgggtcttcactgctctgatgcagtctgtggagagaggccaggctgagctcattgagacgatcgaagagaagcagaaaacaacagagaaacaggctaAAGGCTTCATCAAAGAGTTACGACAGGAAATctctgagctgatgaagagaacCACTGAGAtggagcagctctcacgcactgaagaccacctccacctcctccaaagcttcccatccctgaacactcctccacacaacaaggactggacagaggtcagtgtccatcgctcatcatatgaggggactgtgaggagagctgtggctcagctggaggagacactcagtgaagagatggagaagctgCATGAGGCTGAGCTGAATAGGGTCCAGCAGTATGCAGTGGATGTGACTCTGGATCCTGATACAGTAAATCCCtatctcatcctgtctgatgatGGGAAGCAAGTAAATTGTGGTGATGTAAAGAAGAATCTCCCAgaaaacccagagagattttcttATTCTCCCAGTGTTTTCGGAAAGCAGAGCGTCTCTTCAGGAAGATTTTACTACGAGGTTCAGGTTAAAGGGAAGACTGACTGGGATTTAGGAGTGGTCAGAGGGTCGGTCAACAGGAAGGGATACATCACACTGAACCCTTTAAATGGCTACTGGACTATATGGTTGAGGAATGGTAATGAGTACAAAGCTCTTGGTGACACTCGTGTCCTCCTTTCTCTGAAAACGAAGCCTCAgaaggtgggggtgtttgtggaTTATGAGGAGGGTCTGGTCTCCTTCCATGACgtagatgctgcagctcttatctactcctttactggctgcaccttcactgagaaactctacccattCTTCAGTCCCTGTAATAATGATGGTGGTAAAAACTCCGCCCCTctgatcatctctcctgtcaatcacacagattAG
- the LOC139912642 gene encoding E3 ubiquitin-protein ligase TRIM21-like has translation MSAASSFLSEEQFLCPICLDVFTDPVTIPCGHNFCKNCITQHWDINVQCQCPICKDRFKRRPKLRVNTFISEMAAQFRKSAQMKASSFQRQSKTEAEIRKEIRQMIQERQLKIQEIKHSVELSKEDADREIADSVRVFTALMQSVERGQAELIETIEEKQKTTEKQAEGFIKELQQEISELMRRTTEMKQLSRTEDHLHLLQSFPSLNTPPHTKDWTEVSVHRSSYEGTVRRAVAQLEETLKKEMEKLSVDTELKRVQQYAVDVTLDPDTANPYLILSDDGKQVKHGNVKKKLPNNTERFSSCTCVLGKQSFSSGRFYYEVQVKGKTKWDLGVARGSVNRKGRITASPKNGDWSIWLRNGNEYKALADPRVRLSLKTKPQKVGVFVDYEQGLVSFYDVDAAALIYSFTGCTFTEKLYPIFSPCNNDDGKNSAPLIISPVNLTD, from the coding sequence ATGTCTGCTGCCAGCAGTTTCCTAtctgaagagcagtttctgtgtcccatctgtctggatgtgttcacTGATCCAGTCACCATACCATGTGGACACAACTTCTGCAAGAACTGTATCACACAGCACTGGGATATTAATGTCCAGTGCCAGTGTCCCATATGTAAAGACCGTTTCAAGAGAAGACCTAAGCTGCGGGTCAATACTTTCATATCTGAGATGGCTGCTCAGTTCAGAAAgtcagctcagatgaaagccaGCAGCTTCCAGAGACAGAGTAAGACAGAGGCTGAAATTCGGAAAGAAATTCGGCAGATGATCCAGGAGAGACAACTGAAGATTCAGGAGATCaaacactcagtagagctcagcaaggaagatgcagacagagagatagcagacagtgtgcgggtcttcactgctctgatgcagtctgtggagagaggccaggctgagctcattgagacgatcgaagagaagcagaaaacaacagagaaacaggctgaaggctTCATCAAAGAGTTACAACAGGAAATCTCTGAGCTGATGAGGAGAACCACTGAGATGAAGCAGCTCTCACGCACTgaagaccacctccacctcctccaaagcttcccatccctgaacactcctccacacaccaaggactggacagaggtcagtgtccatcgctcatcatatgaggggactgtgaggagagctgtggctcagctggaggagactctcaagaaagagatggagaagctgTCTGTTGATACTGAGctgaagagggtccagcagtatgCAGTGGATGTGACTTTGGATCCTGATACAGCAAATCCCtatctcatcctgtctgatgatGGGAAGCAAGTAAAACACGGTAATGTAAAGAAGAAACTTcccaacaacacagagagatttTCTTCTTGTACCTGTGTCTTAGGAAAGCAGAGCTTCTCTTCAGGAAGATTTTACTACGAGGTTCAGGTTAAAGGGAAGACTAAGTGGGATTTAGGAGTGGCCAGAGGGTCGGTCAACAGGAAGGGACGAATCACAGCAAGCCCAAAGAATGGCGACTGGTCCATATGGTTGAGGAATGGTAATGAGTACAAAGCTCTTGCTGACCCTcgtgtccgtctctctctgaaaacgaagcctcagaaggtgggggtgtttgtggattatgagcagggtctggtctccttttatgacgtagatgctgcagctcttatctactcctttactggctgcaccttcactgagaaactctacccaaTCTTCAGTCCCTGTAATAATGATGATGGTAAAAACTCCGCCCCTctgatcatctctcctgtcaatcTCACAGATTAG